A stretch of Fulvia fulva chromosome 4, complete sequence DNA encodes these proteins:
- a CDS encoding Tripeptidyl-peptidase sed1, translating into MNNPPETVTKGGVYNVAGRGYPDVSAAGDNVVVFVDGLPELIGGTSASAPVFASVLNHINEERLAVGKKTVSFVNPTLYAHPEVFLDITVGNNSGCGTRGFYAASGWNPVTGLRTPNYSKMLDLYMGLP; encoded by the coding sequence ATGAACAACCCACCCGAGACCGTAACAAAGGGTGGCGTCTACAACGTCGCCGGCCGCGGCTACCCCGATGTCTCCGCCGCTGGTGACAACGTTGTTGTCTTCGTCGACGGACTTCCCGAACTGATCGGTGGCACATCCGCCTCGGCCCCTGTCTTCGCCTCAGTCCTCAACCACATCAACGAGGAGCGCCTCGCAGTGGGGAAGAAGACGGTTAGCTTTGTGAATCCTACTCTTTATGCTCATCCTGAGGTCTTTCTTGATATCACTGTGGGCAACAACTCTGGCTGTGGGACGCGGGGATTCTATGCTGCTAGTGGGTGGAATCCTGTAACGGGATTGAGAACGCCGAACTACTCGAAGATGCTGGATTTGTATATGGGTTTGCCATAG
- a CDS encoding Tripeptidyl-peptidase sed1 has translation MYNISKATKAAKGNELGIFEEGDFYASEDLIELFATLAPYIPLTTRPKLEGVDSGFAPGVFAGGESDLDFQISYPIIYPQNSILFQTDEIFYASGLEGEGGFLNTFLDAIDGSYCTYSVFGETGNAAIDPVYPNPNPLGYQGKLQCGVYKPTNVISISYGEQEDDLPTNYLQRQCSEFMKLGMQGVSVVIASGDSGVAARSTVDNNADVM, from the exons ATGTACAACATCTCCAAGGCTACCAAGGCTGCGAAGGGTAACGAGCTCGGTATCTTCGAGGAAGGCGATTTCTATGCGTCTGAGGATCTAATCGAGCTCTTTGCGACGTTGGCCCCGTACATTCCGCTTACCACGAGGCCGAAGCTGGAGGGTGTCGACAGTGGTTTTGCTCCGGGCGTGTTCGCCGGTGGCGAAAGTGATCTTGACTTCCAGATCTCTT ACCCAATCATCTATCCACAAAACAGCATCCTCTTCCAGACGGACGAGATCTTCTACGCCTCTGGCCTCGAAGGTGAAGGTGGCTTTCTTAACACCTTTCTCGATGCCATCGACGGCTCTTACTGCACATACAGTGTATTCGGCGAGACAGGCAACGCCGCCATCGATCCGGTCTATCCCAACCCAAACCCTCTGGGCTACCAAGGAAAACTGCAGTGTGGCGTCTACAAGCCAACCAACGTTATCTCCATCTCTTACGGCGAACAGGAAGATGATCTTCCCACGAACTATCTACAGCGTCAATGCAGTGAGTTCATGAAACTCGGCATGCAGGGTGTCTCGGTCGTGATCGCTTCGGGAGATTCTGGCGTTGCTGCGAGGAGTACTGTTGACAACAACGCTGATGTTATGTGA
- a CDS encoding Tripeptidyl-peptidase sed1, translated as MSVTRSDLLSLKQWVRQGELHGSAVLPMGIGLKQPNLDNGHGHALLEELSPKLATLRHAVDAVHSWLKDAGIAAQRIGHSADKQWIQLDVKVEEAERLLKTKYYQFENAATGQSHVACDEYFPPEHVSKHVDYVTPGLNLLAGGKASNDKPLDGRKRDIEKRGLRQPELLDSNLRWKNSHRPFRTECDWLRAGELRQVHHTAMHC; from the exons ATGTCAGTCACGAGAAGCGATCTTCTCTCACTGAAGCAATGGGTCCGCCAAGGCGAGCTCCATGGCTCAGCTGTTCTGCCAATGGGAATCGGTCTTAAGCAGCCAAACCTCGACAACGGACATGGACATGCACTTCTGGAGGAG CTCTCACCCAAGCTCGCCACGCTTCGGCATGCTGTAGACGCCGTCCACTCCTGGCTCAAGGACGCCGGCATCGCCGCCCAGCGAATCGGTCACTCCGCGGACAAGCAATGGATCCAGCTTGACGTCAAGGTCGAAGAGGCTGAACGTCTGCTCAAGACAAAGTACTATCAATTCGAGAATGCAGCCACCGGCCAAAGCCACGTTGCTTGCGACGAGTACTTCCCTCCCGAGCACGTCTCTAAGCATGTCGACTACGTCACTCCAGGCTTGAATCTCCTGGCTGGTGGTAAAGCCTCCAACGACAAGCCCCTGGACGGCCGAAAGCGAGACATCGAGAAGAGAGGGTTACGGCAACCAGAACTTCTCGACTCCAATCTTCGCTGGAAGAATTCCCATCGACCTTTCCGTACTGAATGCGACTGGCTTCGAGCTGGCGAACTGCGACAAGTACATCACACCGCCATGCATTGCTGA